A window of the Roseburia sp. 831b genome harbors these coding sequences:
- a CDS encoding DMT family transporter, which yields MKETKEVWMQKTVVVWLGALLCCALWGSAFPCIKIGYQLFEIGAKDVATQILFAGARFFLAGVLAILFGSVLNKKPLLPRKGAIGRIVWLSFLQTVLQYLFFYIGLAHTSGVKASIIEGVNVFIAILVASLIFHQEKLTARKMIGCVIGFAGVVLVNVNGSGMDAGISFFGEGFIFLSTVAYAFSSVFLKRYSKEDNPVMLSGYQFVTGGIIMMLCGFGMGGTLTHVTPAGIAMLLYLALVSAVAYSLWGVLLKYNPISKVAVFGFMNPVFGVILSAILLNEAGTIGAMCLVALVLVCVGIYIVNKGERRK from the coding sequence ATGAAAGAAACAAAAGAAGTATGGATGCAAAAGACCGTTGTGGTCTGGCTTGGCGCATTGTTATGCTGCGCGCTTTGGGGAAGTGCGTTCCCTTGTATTAAAATTGGTTACCAGCTTTTTGAGATAGGAGCAAAAGATGTTGCAACGCAGATTTTATTTGCAGGTGCGAGATTTTTTCTGGCGGGCGTTCTCGCGATTTTGTTTGGAAGTGTGTTAAACAAAAAGCCGCTTCTTCCAAGAAAAGGAGCGATTGGCAGAATCGTGTGGCTTAGTTTTTTACAGACGGTGCTGCAATATCTGTTTTTTTACATTGGACTTGCCCACACGTCAGGAGTAAAGGCTTCGATTATCGAGGGAGTCAATGTGTTTATCGCAATTTTAGTGGCAAGCCTGATTTTTCATCAGGAGAAACTGACTGCAAGAAAAATGATTGGCTGTGTGATTGGATTCGCGGGCGTTGTCCTGGTAAATGTTAACGGAAGCGGGATGGACGCAGGAATTAGCTTTTTCGGGGAAGGATTTATTTTTTTATCCACGGTGGCGTACGCATTTTCCTCCGTATTTTTGAAACGTTACTCGAAGGAAGATAACCCGGTCATGTTAAGCGGGTATCAGTTTGTGACTGGTGGAATTATCATGATGCTTTGCGGATTTGGCATGGGCGGAACACTGACACACGTTACTCCGGCGGGAATTGCGATGCTTTTGTATCTTGCGCTGGTGTCGGCGGTGGCTTATTCGCTCTGGGGCGTTCTGCTAAAATACAATCCAATCTCAAAAGTGGCAGTGTTTGGCTTTATGAACCCGGTGTTCGGCGTGATTTTATCCGCAATTTTACTAAACGAGGCTGGAACTATTGGCGCAATGTGCCTGGTTGCCCTCGTGCTGGTATGTGTTGGAATATATATTGTAAATAAAGGTGAAAGAAGGAAATAG
- a CDS encoding class I SAM-dependent rRNA methyltransferase codes for MSAVVTLKKGEGRTIKAGGAWIFDNEIDTIVGTFENGEVVLVHDFDGYPMGKGFINQNSKIRIRMLTRHVEQEINREFFNMRVKNAWEYRKVVLGQNPEDLMACRVIFGEADFLPGLTIDKYADVLVVECLALGMEPFKELIVDLLKEELAKDGIQIRGVYERSDANERKKEGLPKKKGFIGAEFDTDVEIVENGVHYLVDVVNGQKTGFFLDQKYNRLAMQRICKGKKVLDCFTHMGTFALNAGIAGASDVTGLDISEYAVEQAAENARRNGLEDTVHFRCANVFDELPKLAAEGEKFDVVILDPPAFTKSREATKNAIKGYREINMKGLKLVKDGGYFATCSCSHFMTQELLAKTVKEAAKATHKRLRQVEFRTQAPDHPILWANSTNVPESYYLKFYIFQVVDER; via the coding sequence ATGAGTGCAGTAGTGACATTGAAAAAAGGAGAGGGCCGTACCATCAAGGCGGGCGGCGCATGGATTTTTGATAATGAGATTGATACCATCGTAGGAACATTTGAAAATGGAGAGGTTGTGCTGGTTCACGATTTTGACGGCTATCCAATGGGGAAAGGATTTATCAACCAGAATTCCAAAATCAGAATCCGTATGCTGACCAGACATGTGGAGCAGGAAATTAATCGTGAATTTTTTAACATGCGTGTGAAAAATGCGTGGGAATACCGAAAAGTAGTGCTGGGTCAGAATCCAGAGGATTTGATGGCGTGCCGCGTGATTTTTGGTGAGGCAGATTTCTTGCCAGGGCTCACCATTGATAAATATGCGGATGTTTTAGTTGTGGAATGTCTTGCGCTTGGAATGGAACCGTTTAAGGAACTGATAGTTGACCTTTTAAAAGAAGAGCTTGCAAAAGATGGCATCCAGATTCGCGGCGTCTATGAGCGAAGCGATGCCAATGAGCGGAAAAAGGAAGGACTTCCAAAGAAAAAAGGATTTATCGGTGCAGAGTTTGACACAGATGTTGAGATTGTAGAGAATGGTGTTCACTATCTTGTAGACGTTGTAAATGGCCAGAAGACCGGATTTTTCTTAGACCAGAAATACAACCGTCTTGCGATGCAGCGTATCTGTAAAGGAAAAAAGGTGTTAGACTGCTTTACCCATATGGGAACGTTTGCATTAAATGCCGGAATTGCAGGTGCAAGCGATGTAACAGGACTTGACATTTCGGAATATGCAGTTGAGCAGGCAGCCGAAAATGCCCGTCGAAACGGTCTGGAGGATACCGTGCATTTCCGCTGCGCAAACGTATTTGATGAACTCCCAAAACTTGCAGCAGAAGGAGAAAAATTCGACGTTGTCATCCTGGACCCACCGGCTTTCACCAAATCCCGCGAGGCAACAAAGAATGCCATCAAAGGTTATCGTGAAATCAACATGAAAGGGTTAAAACTTGTCAAAGATGGCGGCTATTTTGCAACCTGTTCCTGCTCTCACTTCATGACACAGGAACTTCTTGCAAAGACGGTGAAGGAGGCTGCAAAGGCAACGCACAAGCGCCTCCGCCAGGTAGAATTCCGCACCCAGGCACCGGATCATCCGATTCTTTGGGCAAATTCGACGAATGTGCCGGAGAGTTATTATTTGAAGTTTTATATTTTCCAGGTGGTGGACGAACGCTAG
- a CDS encoding NUDIX hydrolase — protein sequence MDISYNCENQKFNYRVCAMIILENKILAMHDERSPYFYLPGGRVKMGETAEQAVVREVQEELSVTPKITRPLWLNQAFFTEDVDNLHYHELCIYFLVDISETTLPERGNVFTLTEGKHIHTFEWLEFDRLKDEYFYPLFLKKAIYDLPDEFTLRTELE from the coding sequence ATGGATATTTCCTATAATTGTGAAAATCAAAAATTTAATTATAGAGTATGTGCCATGATAATCTTGGAAAATAAAATTTTAGCGATGCACGATGAACGTTCACCCTATTTTTATCTTCCTGGTGGAAGAGTTAAGATGGGTGAAACTGCTGAGCAGGCAGTGGTTCGGGAAGTTCAGGAAGAACTTAGTGTAACTCCAAAGATTACACGTCCATTATGGCTCAATCAGGCGTTTTTTACCGAAGATGTGGATAATCTCCATTATCATGAACTGTGCATTTATTTTCTGGTGGATATTTCAGAGACAACTCTACCGGAAAGAGGAAACGTCTTTACTCTGACAGAAGGAAAGCATATCCACACTTTTGAATGGCTGGAGTTTGACAGATTGAAAGATGAATATTTTTATCCGCTTTTCCTGAAAAAAGCGATTTACGATCTTCCAGATGAATTCACCCTTCGCACGGAATTAGAGTAA
- a CDS encoding sulfite exporter TauE/SafE family protein — protein MYLWIIAAVVSYFIKGLCGFANTLVFTSILSFGALNANISPIDLLLGYPSNLILTWENRKRLDSKVYLPLAALVLLGSIPGAFLLKNVDARAIKLVFGVVVVVLGAEMFFREYSKKRVHSSKPVLAIIGVTAGVLCGLFGVGALLAAYVNRVTEDSGSFKANISAVFIVENTFRIILYSVLGLLTFDTVKSVLMLIPFALLGLIAGMKCSNYMDEKLVKKITFILLVLSGISLILKNL, from the coding sequence ATGTACTTATGGATAATCGCAGCTGTGGTCTCCTATTTTATCAAGGGGCTGTGTGGCTTCGCAAATACACTGGTCTTTACTTCGATTCTAAGCTTTGGAGCATTGAACGCTAATATTTCCCCCATCGACCTGCTGTTGGGCTATCCATCGAATCTGATTCTCACCTGGGAAAATCGAAAAAGGCTTGATTCCAAGGTCTACCTTCCTCTGGCAGCGTTAGTGTTGCTGGGCAGCATTCCCGGTGCCTTTTTGCTCAAAAATGTAGATGCCAGAGCTATCAAGCTGGTATTTGGTGTTGTCGTGGTTGTGTTAGGTGCAGAGATGTTTTTCAGAGAATACAGCAAAAAGCGGGTTCATTCATCCAAGCCGGTATTGGCGATTATTGGCGTGACGGCAGGTGTTTTGTGCGGTTTGTTTGGAGTGGGTGCATTGCTGGCAGCCTATGTCAACCGCGTAACGGAGGATTCCGGTTCATTCAAGGCGAACATCAGTGCGGTGTTCATTGTAGAAAATACGTTCCGTATCATTCTATACAGTGTTCTTGGACTGCTTACATTTGATACGGTAAAATCGGTCCTGATGCTCATTCCTTTTGCGTTGTTAGGACTAATTGCTGGTATGAAATGCAGCAATTACATGGATGAAAAGCTCGTTAAAAAAATAACATTCATACTACTGGTCTTGTCTGGAATATCATTGATTCTGAAAAATCTATGA
- a CDS encoding GNAT family N-acetyltransferase: MEIKEIQTRTPQLIETLLAVWEDSVRATHLFLSGAEVLRIKKYVPQALKGVEHLLIAESESGQPIAFMGVEKNRLEMLFLSPEERGKGIGKQLIQYGIRNYGIQEVTVNEQNPQAVGFYEHLGFKTYQRTECDEEGNPYPLLYMKRMKKMKK, encoded by the coding sequence ATGGAAATAAAAGAAATTCAAACAAGAACACCGCAATTAATCGAAACGCTGTTAGCTGTCTGGGAGGATTCTGTCCGGGCAACACATCTGTTCCTTTCGGGTGCAGAGGTTCTTCGGATAAAAAAATATGTACCGCAGGCTTTAAAGGGTGTGGAGCATCTGCTGATTGCAGAAAGTGAGTCAGGACAACCGATTGCTTTTATGGGAGTAGAAAAGAATCGTCTGGAAATGTTGTTTCTTTCTCCGGAAGAAAGAGGAAAAGGAATTGGAAAACAACTGATTCAGTATGGAATTCGGAATTACGGAATACAAGAGGTTACGGTCAATGAACAAAATCCACAGGCGGTAGGATTCTATGAGCATTTAGGGTTTAAAACATATCAACGGACAGAATGCGATGAGGAGGGGAATCCATATCCACTTTTGTATATGAAACGGATGAAGAAAATGAAAAAGTGA
- the rlmD gene encoding 23S rRNA (uracil(1939)-C(5))-methyltransferase RlmD — translation MSETRKKYNSQKKGKPFSKEKQVTTKEHFSGNGAKKNAAELGKKYSWDASKKESAGKMAKQNAQGKLAKQHTSSSHAKKQDKDACPYAKKCGGCDYQGIAYEKQLLKKQELVKELVGKFGKVNPILGMKDPLHYRNKVHAVFDIERRGARGNNKGRGGVSAGTIISGVYKAGTHDVINIDSCMIEDQKADAIIRDIRGLLRSFKIKTYDEDTGYGLLRHVLVRKGFQSGEIMVVLVLGSPVMPSKNNFVKALRKLHPEITTVVININDKRTSMVLGEKEHTIYGKGFIEDTLCGCTFRISPKSFYQVNPVQTEVLYEKAMEYAQLTGKERVVDAYCGIGTIGLIAAAKAKEVIGVELNRDAVRDAVTNAKRNGIQNVSFYNKDAGEFMVEMAQYKDGTKEQDVDVVFMDPPRAGSDEAFMSSVVTLSPKRVVYISCNPQTLARDLEYFRKHGYVMKECTPVDMFPFTGHVETVCLLSKLREAKHYVSVKLDMDEMDIISAESKATYEEIKKYVAEHNDGMKVSNLYIAQVKAKYGIIERENYNLPKSGDAKQPQCPKEKEDAIADALRFFRMI, via the coding sequence ATGTCAGAAACAAGAAAAAAATACAATTCACAGAAAAAAGGAAAACCATTTTCAAAAGAAAAACAGGTTACAACGAAAGAACATTTTTCAGGAAACGGTGCAAAGAAAAATGCGGCGGAGCTTGGCAAAAAATATAGCTGGGATGCTTCCAAAAAAGAATCCGCAGGAAAGATGGCAAAGCAGAATGCGCAGGGGAAGCTTGCAAAGCAGCATACCAGTAGCAGCCATGCAAAAAAGCAGGATAAGGATGCCTGTCCTTATGCAAAAAAATGTGGTGGCTGCGATTATCAGGGCATTGCGTATGAAAAACAGCTTTTGAAAAAGCAGGAACTCGTAAAAGAATTAGTTGGTAAGTTTGGAAAGGTAAATCCAATTCTTGGAATGAAGGACCCGCTTCATTATAGAAATAAGGTACATGCTGTCTTTGACATTGAACGAAGAGGTGCCCGTGGAAATAACAAAGGGCGTGGCGGAGTTTCGGCAGGAACGATTATTTCCGGTGTATACAAGGCAGGAACCCATGATGTCATCAATATTGACAGTTGTATGATAGAGGATCAGAAAGCAGATGCCATCATCCGCGATATTCGTGGCTTGCTCCGCTCTTTTAAAATCAAGACTTACGATGAGGACACCGGATACGGCTTGCTTCGCCATGTTTTGGTGCGCAAAGGATTTCAGAGTGGCGAAATCATGGTGGTGCTTGTGCTCGGTTCACCGGTTATGCCATCCAAAAATAATTTTGTAAAGGCGCTTCGCAAACTTCATCCGGAAATTACGACGGTTGTGATAAATATCAATGATAAGAGAACCAGCATGGTATTAGGAGAAAAAGAGCATACCATCTATGGAAAAGGCTTTATCGAAGATACACTTTGTGGCTGTACGTTCCGCATTTCTCCAAAATCCTTCTATCAGGTCAACCCGGTGCAGACAGAGGTTCTTTATGAAAAAGCAATGGAATATGCGCAGTTGACCGGAAAAGAGCGCGTCGTAGATGCATACTGTGGAATCGGAACCATCGGTCTGATTGCAGCAGCAAAGGCAAAAGAAGTGATTGGGGTAGAATTGAACCGTGATGCAGTGCGTGATGCGGTAACGAATGCAAAACGAAACGGAATCCAAAATGTTTCTTTTTATAATAAGGATGCAGGCGAATTTATGGTGGAAATGGCGCAATACAAAGACGGCACGAAAGAGCAGGATGTTGATGTCGTATTTATGGACCCGCCAAGAGCCGGAAGTGATGAAGCCTTTATGTCTTCCGTTGTAACACTCTCACCAAAGCGTGTGGTTTATATTTCCTGTAATCCACAGACACTCGCAAGAGATTTGGAGTATTTCAGAAAACACGGTTATGTGATGAAAGAATGCACACCGGTTGATATGTTTCCGTTTACGGGGCATGTGGAGACGGTATGTCTTTTGTCAAAACTTCGTGAAGCAAAGCATTATGTGAGTGTGAAGCTGGATATGGATGAGATGGATATTATTTCTGCTGAGAGCAAGGCTACATATGAGGAAATTAAGAAATATGTGGCTGAGCATAATGATGGGATGAAGGTTTCTAACCTTTATATTGCGCAAGTGAAGGCTAAGTATGGAATCATAGAGCGTGAGAACTATAATTTGCCTAAATCAGGGGATGCGAAGCAGCCACAGTGTCCGAAAGAGAAAGAGGATGCGATTGCGGACGCATTGAGATTTTTTCGGATGATTTAA
- a CDS encoding GNAT family N-acetyltransferase gives MHEYVIETDCLDIELVEPQIKYAEDIWNFRQKIINNDANSEDQFAGCGCLGKCNSVEEWIRICKLRNSEETCNEGGTTVPSDMYLAVRKSDDRIVGIIDLRHHIDHPILGTWGGHTGYSVRPSERRKGYAKEMLRLNIKNARALGIKKMLVTCDETNKASELTIISNGGIFEKSIEVEGTMIKRYWIDLKKVGEDG, from the coding sequence ATGCATGAATATGTAATAGAGACAGATTGTCTGGATATTGAGTTGGTAGAACCTCAAATAAAATATGCTGAAGATATTTGGAATTTTCGTCAGAAGATAATTAATAATGATGCAAATAGTGAAGATCAATTTGCAGGATGCGGTTGTCTTGGTAAATGTAACTCTGTAGAGGAATGGATTCGTATATGTAAATTGAGGAATAGTGAGGAAACTTGTAACGAGGGAGGAACAACGGTACCTTCAGATATGTATCTTGCAGTACGAAAAAGCGATGACAGAATTGTAGGGATTATTGATTTGAGACACCACATTGATCATCCTATTCTTGGAACATGGGGCGGTCATACAGGCTATTCGGTTCGTCCTTCGGAAAGAAGAAAAGGATATGCTAAAGAGATGCTTCGTTTGAACATCAAAAATGCAAGAGCATTGGGTATCAAAAAAATGCTGGTTACCTGTGATGAAACCAATAAGGCCAGCGAACTGACTATTATTTCGAATGGCGGCATTTTCGAAAAAAGCATTGAAGTTGAAGGTACTATGATAAAAAGATATTGGATTGACTTAAAGAAAGTAGGTGAAGATGGATGA
- a CDS encoding sugar phosphate isomerase/epimerase family protein — MRKILCSTGALFPRTTPEKYAALGDMADKLNCDGFEFMVDSTMYENVDKLIQIVKPLKLWIPVVHCQKSLGESLCGMKAWFDGTGYHEYRMTDEEDRAAFENGIKRFRVNLEIANAFGADKMVLHLWNGIVSDKYLSKNIERFGMLDDLAKASRVELMIENVVCNHKNPLENMRRVHAAYQNATFVFDTKMSEFHNQTMELFLPEWDWLLRERLISHMHINDYNGGYMDWSNLRTLPVGAGKIDFTGFFDKLAQYDYAGDFTVEATAICRETGEVDYNMLNACFDRIRSLLRHTETHK, encoded by the coding sequence ATGAGAAAAATACTATGTTCAACAGGGGCATTGTTTCCGCGGACAACCCCCGAAAAATATGCGGCGCTTGGTGATATGGCGGATAAACTGAACTGTGATGGATTTGAGTTCATGGTGGACAGTACGATGTATGAAAATGTGGACAAGCTAATTCAAATCGTTAAGCCATTGAAGTTATGGATTCCGGTGGTGCACTGTCAGAAATCGCTGGGGGAATCTTTATGTGGTATGAAAGCTTGGTTTGACGGGACAGGATATCATGAATACAGAATGACTGATGAGGAGGACCGGGCAGCCTTCGAAAACGGGATTAAACGCTTTCGAGTGAATCTCGAGATTGCCAATGCCTTCGGCGCAGATAAAATGGTGCTCCATCTCTGGAATGGTATTGTATCCGATAAATATCTTTCCAAAAACATCGAACGCTTTGGCATGTTAGATGACCTGGCGAAGGCTTCCCGGGTAGAACTGATGATTGAAAATGTGGTATGTAACCACAAAAATCCTCTCGAAAATATGAGAAGAGTGCACGCAGCATACCAAAACGCCACCTTTGTCTTTGACACTAAGATGTCTGAGTTTCACAATCAGACCATGGAATTGTTTTTGCCTGAGTGGGACTGGCTGCTTCGGGAGCGGCTGATATCGCACATGCACATCAATGACTATAATGGCGGGTACATGGACTGGAGCAATCTGAGAACACTTCCCGTTGGAGCAGGAAAGATTGATTTTACAGGTTTTTTTGATAAGCTTGCACAATATGATTATGCGGGTGACTTTACGGTGGAAGCAACAGCAATTTGTAGGGAAACCGGTGAAGTGGATTACAATATGCTGAATGCATGTTTTGACAGGATTCGGAGCCTGCTGCGACATACTGAAACACATAAATAA
- a CDS encoding phosphorylase family protein, whose translation MKKRMIEIMDKFHQYNSDNMAYLAFGLDKNEHYDVLVVAPSFSPYKLKMDSYCKITTLKEGAYIAGYLVEKDDLKIAWIKTASSDSNLINHVAVCAELTFDKMIFIGAVGALKPEFELGDLCTPTYSIAGGSAHTYLKDSIKDFVHFERVEPDMTFINNIVEIVEESGYELKKASVFCTPSISTLVSQQLCR comes from the coding sequence ATGAAAAAGAGGATGATTGAAATAATGGACAAATTTCATCAATACAATTCCGACAACATGGCATATCTTGCTTTCGGTCTTGATAAGAATGAACACTATGATGTGCTGGTTGTTGCACCAAGCTTTTCTCCGTATAAACTTAAGATGGATAGCTATTGCAAGATCACAACCTTAAAGGAAGGCGCATATATTGCGGGATACCTCGTTGAAAAAGATGACCTTAAGATTGCATGGATAAAAACTGCATCATCAGATTCAAATCTGATTAATCATGTTGCAGTATGTGCAGAGCTAACCTTTGATAAAATGATTTTTATAGGTGCAGTTGGCGCATTAAAACCGGAGTTTGAGCTTGGCGATTTGTGCACGCCAACTTATTCGATTGCAGGTGGTTCTGCACATACCTATCTGAAAGATTCCATCAAAGATTTTGTCCATTTTGAAAGGGTAGAACCTGACATGACATTTATAAACAATATTGTTGAAATCGTAGAAGAAAGCGGTTATGAATTAAAGAAAGCATCTGTATTTTGCACACCTTCCATCTCTACACTCGTGTCTCAACAGCTATGCAGATAG
- a CDS encoding NAD(P)-dependent oxidoreductase → MIQTVDFLEELCEKTDMLILSLPKTKDTDVLIDAQILKLLKGKYLVNVGRSNCIDQEALYKALETKQLTGAAIDTWDKKPGKYETDFYPTVLPFEDLENIVLSPHQAMKVDVGHDRYVMDILQKVIHYLEAGKLSDVVDLKKGY, encoded by the coding sequence ATGATCCAAACGGTAGATTTCTTAGAGGAATTATGTGAAAAGACAGATATGCTCATCTTATCGCTGCCAAAGACGAAAGATACGGATGTACTGATTGATGCCCAGATTTTAAAACTTTTAAAAGGAAAATACCTTGTAAATGTAGGACGTAGTAATTGTATCGATCAGGAAGCTTTATATAAAGCGCTTGAAACCAAACAGCTTACCGGGGCTGCAATCGATACCTGGGATAAAAAACCAGGAAAATATGAGACAGATTTTTATCCAACCGTGCTGCCTTTTGAGGATTTGGAAAATATTGTATTGTCGCCACATCAAGCGATGAAGGTAGATGTAGGTCATGATCGTTACGTGATGGATATTTTACAAAAGGTAATCCACTACTTAGAAGCGGGAAAACTGTCGGATGTGGTGGATTTGAAAAAAGGGTATTAG
- a CDS encoding aldo/keto reductase translates to MKKGYCKSGMGRIALGTHLGDFSKEDSKKYQEAISYALQHGFTTIDGAINYRGMCSEKDEGAAIGTLMEKGNLRREDFCITSKAGLLYGDVQVGKNPGKYLEEVLEPQGITRADFSEYGGLYQTLNPKFFEIALQKSLQNLDLETIDVHYIHIPEISRLQLTQEEFYDRMEMLFAWYEDKVKQGKIRYYGIALEFMGEEPQEEKWHFELEKVKEKAQKAGNGMSHFKYVLFEYNRFCDYPVTTLSQTVKGQKYTLAEACRKLELETVGSMPLAMGDALKMYRVEELLAFALEGVDHVIVGSKNIGHIKEILEIQKRIEAPNAYIF, encoded by the coding sequence ATGAAAAAAGGATACTGTAAAAGTGGAATGGGAAGAATTGCGTTAGGAACGCATCTGGGAGATTTTTCAAAAGAGGATTCAAAAAAGTATCAAGAGGCGATTTCTTATGCCCTGCAACATGGATTTACAACTATTGATGGAGCAATTAATTATCGTGGAATGTGTTCCGAAAAGGACGAGGGAGCTGCAATTGGAACGTTAATGGAAAAAGGAAATCTGCGACGGGAAGATTTTTGCATTACCTCCAAGGCAGGACTTTTGTATGGGGATGTGCAGGTGGGAAAAAATCCAGGTAAATATTTAGAAGAGGTTTTAGAACCGCAGGGGATAACACGTGCAGATTTTTCAGAGTATGGTGGATTATATCAGACGTTAAATCCTAAATTTTTTGAAATTGCGTTACAAAAGTCGCTGCAAAACTTAGATTTGGAGACGATTGATGTTCACTATATTCATATCCCGGAAATCTCACGTTTACAGTTAACACAAGAGGAATTTTATGATAGGATGGAAATGTTGTTTGCCTGGTACGAGGACAAGGTAAAACAGGGAAAAATCCGGTATTACGGAATTGCCCTTGAGTTTATGGGAGAAGAACCACAGGAAGAAAAGTGGCATTTTGAGCTTGAAAAAGTAAAGGAGAAAGCACAAAAGGCAGGAAACGGAATGAGCCATTTTAAATACGTTTTGTTTGAATATAATCGTTTTTGTGATTATCCGGTGACAACATTAAGCCAGACCGTGAAAGGACAGAAATATACACTGGCAGAAGCTTGCAGGAAACTTGAACTTGAAACGGTGGGAAGTATGCCACTTGCAATGGGGGACGCACTGAAAATGTATCGTGTGGAGGAATTGCTGGCGTTTGCATTAGAAGGCGTGGATCATGTGATTGTGGGGAGCAAGAACATCGGGCATATAAAGGAAATACTGGAAATACAAAAAAGAATCGAGGCACCCAATGCATACATATTTTAA
- a CDS encoding ABC transporter transmembrane domain-containing protein encodes MHTYFKILKAIIKENKKQTCFCFGIMLVMSILQVAIPLAMKGMVARIEEVPSVSLFLICVVIYAGMWLCYNFLNVKWYKHIDMLGEKVLWFIREKLYNAIWSFEQDTYARLGKSYLKNVLFTDVISIYGNIILYSLNIFADFFMILILLLVSFQVDVTTTVILIFAVVIGFVFSFFSKPVMSKCSRTVNQSLKRENATNDECVEAIELTRTNGLQDYYRKKVKNSIHDFIQVAIKSDQKTVFLQNLMEHYHQIMIMVITGFLVLHAKSASAGTLVYYIFVTNLIIEKSRAIEGNFYQFMKNMAAFENIDRILEEAKPEKEDGEELLDISEITFDKVGLSYENGIRVFSNRSFTMKKGMPFFYKEETDVENLVR; translated from the coding sequence ATGCATACATATTTTAAAATCCTAAAAGCAATTATAAAAGAAAATAAAAAGCAGACCTGTTTTTGCTTTGGCATCATGTTGGTGATGTCCATTTTGCAGGTCGCAATTCCGCTTGCGATGAAAGGAATGGTTGCAAGAATTGAGGAAGTTCCATCTGTTTCACTTTTCCTTATTTGTGTTGTAATCTACGCCGGAATGTGGCTTTGCTACAATTTTTTAAATGTGAAATGGTACAAGCACATTGATATGCTTGGGGAAAAGGTTCTGTGGTTTATCCGTGAAAAATTATACAATGCCATCTGGAGCTTTGAGCAGGACACTTATGCAAGGCTTGGAAAAAGTTATTTGAAAAATGTTCTATTTACCGATGTCATCAGCATTTATGGAAATATTATCCTTTATTCGTTGAACATTTTTGCAGATTTCTTTATGATTTTGATTCTTCTTTTGGTGTCGTTCCAGGTAGATGTAACTACAACTGTAATTTTAATTTTTGCAGTTGTGATTGGATTTGTATTTTCTTTTTTCTCAAAACCGGTCATGTCAAAATGCTCCAGAACCGTGAACCAGTCGTTGAAGCGTGAGAATGCGACAAATGATGAGTGTGTGGAGGCGATTGAGCTGACGAGAACGAATGGATTGCAGGATTATTATCGCAAAAAGGTGAAAAATAGTATTCATGATTTTATCCAGGTTGCCATTAAGTCGGATCAAAAGACGGTATTTTTACAAAATCTGATGGAACATTATCACCAGATTATGATTATGGTAATCACAGGTTTTCTGGTGCTTCATGCAAAATCAGCCAGTGCTGGCACACTTGTCTATTATATTTTTGTGACAAATCTGATTATTGAAAAAAGTCGTGCCATAGAGGGAAATTTCTATCAGTTCATGAAAAATATGGCGGCATTTGAAAATATCGACCGTATTTTAGAGGAAGCGAAGCCGGAAAAGGAGGATGGAGAGGAACTTTTAGACATTTCAGAGATTACATTTGATAAGGTCGGATTGTCTTACGAAAACGGAATTCGTGTCTTTTCAAATCGTTCTTTTACGATGAAAAAGGGGATGCCATTCTTTTACAAGGAGGAAACGGATGTGGAAAATCTAGTACGCTGA